From Amblyraja radiata isolate CabotCenter1 chromosome 21, sAmbRad1.1.pri, whole genome shotgun sequence, a single genomic window includes:
- the LOC116985039 gene encoding plexin-C1-like: MADHSADISNDCTIENSTLVKCVLPKAIHGKKTVCLLYDSEEDCAANRTAFLEYVTNIRVTEIHPAVSWLDGGRRMTISGKNFDVVKQMQISLSEGRRSWIECSADQGTWTCESPFKQNGIPGNYSVFFRLCGSEQQVNMIYHENPIFYNFTKVIDKKQLLITVMRKKDSLDLSKSDVKIFVPSGADGHWNVTLQQ; the protein is encoded by the exons ATGGCTGACCACAGTGCAGACAT ATCAAACGATTGCACGATTGAGAACAGCACTTTGGTGAAATGTGTATTACCAAAGGCAATCCATGGCAAGAAAACTGTGTGCTTGTTATATGATTCTGAAGAGGACTGTGCGGCCAACAGAACTGCTTTCCTGGAGTATGTCACCAACATCCGTGTGACTGAGATTCACCCAGCAGTTTCCTGGCTTGA TGGAGGACGAAGAATGACAATAAGCGGCAAAAATTTTGATGTGGTTAAACAGATGCAGATATCATTATCTGAAGGTCGCAGGTCATGGATT GAGTGTTCAGCTGATCAAGGGACCTGGACCTGTGAATCTCCATTTAAGCAAAATGGGATTCCAGGTAACTACTCTGTATTTTTTCGCCTCTGTGGATCTGAGCAGCAAGTCAATATGATATACCACGAGAATCCTATATTTTACAACTTTACAAAGGTTATTGACAAAAAACAACTCCTGATAACAGTGATG CGAAAGAAAGATAGTTTAGATCTTTCTAAAAGTGACGTTAAGATCTTCGTTCCCAGTGGTGCAGACGGTCATTGGAATGTAACATTACAGCAGTGA